In a single window of the Rattus norvegicus strain BN/NHsdMcwi chromosome 6, GRCr8, whole genome shotgun sequence genome:
- the Arf6 gene encoding ADP-ribosylation factor 6 produces MGKVLSKIFGNKEMRILMLGLDAAGKTTILYKLKLGQSVTTIPTVGFNVETVTYKNVKFNVWDVGGQDKIRPLWRHYYTGTQGLIFVVDCADRDRIDEARQELHRIINDREMRDAIILIFANKQDLPDAMKPHEIQEKLGLTRIRDRNWYVQPSCATSGDGLYEGLTWLTSNYKS; encoded by the coding sequence ATGGGGAAGGTGCTATCCAAGATCTTCGGGAACAAGGAAATGCGGATCCTCATGCTGGGCCTGGACGCAGCCGGCAAGACAACGATCCTGTACAAGTTGAAGCTGGGCCAGTCTGTGACCACCATTCCCACGGTGGGTTTCAACGTGGAGACGGTGACTTACAAAAACGTCAAGTTCAACGTGTGGGATGTGGGCGGCCAGGACAAGATCCGGCCGCTCTGGCGGCATTACTACACCGGGACCCAGGGTCTGATCTTCGTGGTAGACTGCGCCGACCGCGACCGCATCGATGAGGCCCGCCAGGAGCTGCACCGCATTATCAATGACCGGGAGATGAGGGACGCCATAATCCTCATCTTCGCCAACAAGCAGGACCTGCCTGATGCCATGAAACCCCATGAGATCCAGGAGAAACTGGGCCTGACCCGGATTCGGGACAGGAACTGGTATGTGCAGCCCTCCTGTGCCACCTCCGGGGACGGACTCTATGAGGGGCTCACATGGTTAACCTCTAACTACAAATCCTAA